In Vanessa atalanta chromosome 3, ilVanAtal1.2, whole genome shotgun sequence, one genomic interval encodes:
- the LOC125077243 gene encoding transcription factor Dp-1 isoform X3, which yields MTPMVRQPQMVKVVQNTNTQPIAQIKIKQNPVKVFKVSATNEGNNQTPVYQPIKLTGIKCASKLVQVPVDTLARLQKITPKTEPKSPSPDIVNNQNQLTELKVIEPIPELVPILAKSEPVDNLVDSKGIVPDLTDPAENKTCLPTTMSHASRRRHDSDNDPPAEYTTKRRKHADKVGKGLRHFSMKVCEKVRNKGFTSYNEVADELVLEFAAGMHGSADSQQYDQKNIRRRVYDALNVLMAMNIISKEKKEIRWLGLPTNSVQECTALEKEKQSKLEQIQKKTQQLQELILQHISFKSLIERNKDAENKGIKPSPSSAIHLPFIVVNTSDKALIDCSISNDKTEYMFNFNKRFQIHDDIDILKRMGLLFGLDKGECTEEDIEKVKSMVPKSLESYVEQMGRGVNNTLSDILDDEDIEDVGDEEDTLEGEAEADEQEVEGNDYSEDSSDVDV from the exons ATGACGCCAATGGTTA GGCAGCCTCAAATGGTTAAAGTAGTACAAAATACGAACACTCAACCTATTgctcaaatcaaaatcaaacaaaatccTGTAAAAGTGTTTAAAGTATCTGCTACGAACGAGGGAAATAATCAA ACTCCAGTATATCAACCTATCAAATTAACAGGGATTAAGTGTGCTTCAA AATTAGTTCAAGTACCTGTTGACACTTTGGCTCGTTTACAAAAGATCACACCTAAAACAGAGCCAAAATCTCCATCACCTGATATT gttAACAATCAAAACCAATTGACTGAACTTAAGGTAATCGAGCCTATACCAGAATTAGTGCCTATTTTGGCCAAATCAGAACCTGTAGATAACCTTGTAGATAGCAAAGGAATTGTACCTGATCTCACAGATCCTGCAGAAAATAAAACTTGCTTACCCACAACTATGTCACATGCTTCAAGAAGAAGACATGACTCTGACAATGACCCTCCTGCAGAATA CACTACAAAGAGGCGTAAACATGCAGACAAAGTTGGTAAAGGTTTAAGGCATTTTTCAATGAAAGTCTGTGAAAAAGTGAGAAATAAAGGGTTCACATCATACAATGAAGTAGCAGATGAATTAGTACTAGAATTTGCAGCTGGAATGCATGGTTCTGCTGACAGccaa CAATATGATCAAAAGAACATAAGGAGAAGAGTATATGATGCTTTAAATGTGCTAATGGCtatgaatattatatcaaaagaaaaaaaggaaATCAGATGGCTTGGGCTTCCAACTAATTCAGTACAGGAATGTACGGCATTAGAAAAAGAAAAGCAATCAAAACTTGAACAGATACAGAAGAAAACGCAACAACTACAAGAACTGATACTACAG CATATctcatttaaaagtttaatagaAAGGAATAAAGATGCAGAGAACAAGGGTATAAAACCTTCTCCATCATCAGCCATACATTTACCATTTATAGTTGTAAATACAAGTGACAAAGCATTAATTGACTGTAGTATTTCTAATGATAA GACAGAATATATGTTTAACTTTAACAAAAGGTTTCAAATACATgatgatattgatatattaaaaagaatggGGCTCTTATTTG GATTAGACAAAGGTGAATGTACAGAAGAAGATATTGAGAAAGTTAAAAGTATGGTACCAAAGTCATTAGAAAGTTATGTGGAAC aaatgggTAGAGGAGTAAATAATACTCTATCAGATATTCTTGATGACGAAGATATTGAAGATGTTGGTGATGAAGAAGACACACTAGAAGGCGAGGCTGAAGCAGATGAACAGGAAGTGGAAGGAAACGATTATAGTGAAGACAGCAGTGATGTAGATGTTTAG
- the LOC125077243 gene encoding transcription factor Dp-1 isoform X1: MSQNTSIVNFLIHDANGQPQMVKVVQNTNTQPIAQIKIKQNPVKVFKVSATNEGNNQTPVYQPIKLTGIKCASKLVQVPVDTLARLQKITPKTEPKSPSPDIVNNQNQLTELKVIEPIPELVPILAKSEPVDNLVDSKGIVPDLTDPAENKTCLPTTMSHASRRRHDSDNDPPAEYTTKRRKHADKVGKGLRHFSMKVCEKVRNKGFTSYNEVADELVLEFAAGMHGSADSQQYDQKNIRRRVYDALNVLMAMNIISKEKKEIRWLGLPTNSVQECTALEKEKQSKLEQIQKKTQQLQELILQHISFKSLIERNKDAENKGIKPSPSSAIHLPFIVVNTSDKALIDCSISNDKTEYMFNFNKRFQIHDDIDILKRMGLLFGLDKGECTEEDIEKVKSMVPKSLESYVEQMGRGVNNTLSDILDDEDIEDVGDEEDTLEGEAEADEQEVEGNDYSEDSSDVDV, translated from the exons ATGTCCCAGAATACTAGTATAGTAAATTTCCTAATACATGACGCCAATG GGCAGCCTCAAATGGTTAAAGTAGTACAAAATACGAACACTCAACCTATTgctcaaatcaaaatcaaacaaaatccTGTAAAAGTGTTTAAAGTATCTGCTACGAACGAGGGAAATAATCAA ACTCCAGTATATCAACCTATCAAATTAACAGGGATTAAGTGTGCTTCAA AATTAGTTCAAGTACCTGTTGACACTTTGGCTCGTTTACAAAAGATCACACCTAAAACAGAGCCAAAATCTCCATCACCTGATATT gttAACAATCAAAACCAATTGACTGAACTTAAGGTAATCGAGCCTATACCAGAATTAGTGCCTATTTTGGCCAAATCAGAACCTGTAGATAACCTTGTAGATAGCAAAGGAATTGTACCTGATCTCACAGATCCTGCAGAAAATAAAACTTGCTTACCCACAACTATGTCACATGCTTCAAGAAGAAGACATGACTCTGACAATGACCCTCCTGCAGAATA CACTACAAAGAGGCGTAAACATGCAGACAAAGTTGGTAAAGGTTTAAGGCATTTTTCAATGAAAGTCTGTGAAAAAGTGAGAAATAAAGGGTTCACATCATACAATGAAGTAGCAGATGAATTAGTACTAGAATTTGCAGCTGGAATGCATGGTTCTGCTGACAGccaa CAATATGATCAAAAGAACATAAGGAGAAGAGTATATGATGCTTTAAATGTGCTAATGGCtatgaatattatatcaaaagaaaaaaaggaaATCAGATGGCTTGGGCTTCCAACTAATTCAGTACAGGAATGTACGGCATTAGAAAAAGAAAAGCAATCAAAACTTGAACAGATACAGAAGAAAACGCAACAACTACAAGAACTGATACTACAG CATATctcatttaaaagtttaatagaAAGGAATAAAGATGCAGAGAACAAGGGTATAAAACCTTCTCCATCATCAGCCATACATTTACCATTTATAGTTGTAAATACAAGTGACAAAGCATTAATTGACTGTAGTATTTCTAATGATAA GACAGAATATATGTTTAACTTTAACAAAAGGTTTCAAATACATgatgatattgatatattaaaaagaatggGGCTCTTATTTG GATTAGACAAAGGTGAATGTACAGAAGAAGATATTGAGAAAGTTAAAAGTATGGTACCAAAGTCATTAGAAAGTTATGTGGAAC aaatgggTAGAGGAGTAAATAATACTCTATCAGATATTCTTGATGACGAAGATATTGAAGATGTTGGTGATGAAGAAGACACACTAGAAGGCGAGGCTGAAGCAGATGAACAGGAAGTGGAAGGAAACGATTATAGTGAAGACAGCAGTGATGTAGATGTTTAG
- the LOC125077243 gene encoding transcription factor Dp-1 isoform X4 gives MTPMTPVYQPIKLTGIKCASKLVQVPVDTLARLQKITPKTEPKSPSPDIVNNQNQLTELKVIEPIPELVPILAKSEPVDNLVDSKGIVPDLTDPAENKTCLPTTMSHASRRRHDSDNDPPAEYTTKRRKHADKVGKGLRHFSMKVCEKVRNKGFTSYNEVADELVLEFAAGMHGSADSQQYDQKNIRRRVYDALNVLMAMNIISKEKKEIRWLGLPTNSVQECTALEKEKQSKLEQIQKKTQQLQELILQHISFKSLIERNKDAENKGIKPSPSSAIHLPFIVVNTSDKALIDCSISNDKTEYMFNFNKRFQIHDDIDILKRMGLLFGLDKGECTEEDIEKVKSMVPKSLESYVEQMGRGVNNTLSDILDDEDIEDVGDEEDTLEGEAEADEQEVEGNDYSEDSSDVDV, from the exons ATGACGCCAATG ACTCCAGTATATCAACCTATCAAATTAACAGGGATTAAGTGTGCTTCAA AATTAGTTCAAGTACCTGTTGACACTTTGGCTCGTTTACAAAAGATCACACCTAAAACAGAGCCAAAATCTCCATCACCTGATATT gttAACAATCAAAACCAATTGACTGAACTTAAGGTAATCGAGCCTATACCAGAATTAGTGCCTATTTTGGCCAAATCAGAACCTGTAGATAACCTTGTAGATAGCAAAGGAATTGTACCTGATCTCACAGATCCTGCAGAAAATAAAACTTGCTTACCCACAACTATGTCACATGCTTCAAGAAGAAGACATGACTCTGACAATGACCCTCCTGCAGAATA CACTACAAAGAGGCGTAAACATGCAGACAAAGTTGGTAAAGGTTTAAGGCATTTTTCAATGAAAGTCTGTGAAAAAGTGAGAAATAAAGGGTTCACATCATACAATGAAGTAGCAGATGAATTAGTACTAGAATTTGCAGCTGGAATGCATGGTTCTGCTGACAGccaa CAATATGATCAAAAGAACATAAGGAGAAGAGTATATGATGCTTTAAATGTGCTAATGGCtatgaatattatatcaaaagaaaaaaaggaaATCAGATGGCTTGGGCTTCCAACTAATTCAGTACAGGAATGTACGGCATTAGAAAAAGAAAAGCAATCAAAACTTGAACAGATACAGAAGAAAACGCAACAACTACAAGAACTGATACTACAG CATATctcatttaaaagtttaatagaAAGGAATAAAGATGCAGAGAACAAGGGTATAAAACCTTCTCCATCATCAGCCATACATTTACCATTTATAGTTGTAAATACAAGTGACAAAGCATTAATTGACTGTAGTATTTCTAATGATAA GACAGAATATATGTTTAACTTTAACAAAAGGTTTCAAATACATgatgatattgatatattaaaaagaatggGGCTCTTATTTG GATTAGACAAAGGTGAATGTACAGAAGAAGATATTGAGAAAGTTAAAAGTATGGTACCAAAGTCATTAGAAAGTTATGTGGAAC aaatgggTAGAGGAGTAAATAATACTCTATCAGATATTCTTGATGACGAAGATATTGAAGATGTTGGTGATGAAGAAGACACACTAGAAGGCGAGGCTGAAGCAGATGAACAGGAAGTGGAAGGAAACGATTATAGTGAAGACAGCAGTGATGTAGATGTTTAG
- the LOC125077243 gene encoding transcription factor Dp-1 isoform X2 — translation MSQNTSIVNFLIHDANGQPQMVKVVQNTNTQPIAQIKIKQNPVKVFKVSATNEGNNQTPVYQPIKLTGIKCASKLVQVPVDTLARLQKITPKTEPKSPSPDIVNNQNQLTELKVIEPIPELVPILAKSEPVDNLVDSKGIVPDLTDPAENKTCLPTTMSHASRRRHDSDNDPPAEYTTKRRKHADKVGKGLRHFSMKVCEKVRNKGFTSYNEVADELVLEFAAGMHGSADSQNIRRRVYDALNVLMAMNIISKEKKEIRWLGLPTNSVQECTALEKEKQSKLEQIQKKTQQLQELILQHISFKSLIERNKDAENKGIKPSPSSAIHLPFIVVNTSDKALIDCSISNDKTEYMFNFNKRFQIHDDIDILKRMGLLFGLDKGECTEEDIEKVKSMVPKSLESYVEQMGRGVNNTLSDILDDEDIEDVGDEEDTLEGEAEADEQEVEGNDYSEDSSDVDV, via the exons ATGTCCCAGAATACTAGTATAGTAAATTTCCTAATACATGACGCCAATG GGCAGCCTCAAATGGTTAAAGTAGTACAAAATACGAACACTCAACCTATTgctcaaatcaaaatcaaacaaaatccTGTAAAAGTGTTTAAAGTATCTGCTACGAACGAGGGAAATAATCAA ACTCCAGTATATCAACCTATCAAATTAACAGGGATTAAGTGTGCTTCAA AATTAGTTCAAGTACCTGTTGACACTTTGGCTCGTTTACAAAAGATCACACCTAAAACAGAGCCAAAATCTCCATCACCTGATATT gttAACAATCAAAACCAATTGACTGAACTTAAGGTAATCGAGCCTATACCAGAATTAGTGCCTATTTTGGCCAAATCAGAACCTGTAGATAACCTTGTAGATAGCAAAGGAATTGTACCTGATCTCACAGATCCTGCAGAAAATAAAACTTGCTTACCCACAACTATGTCACATGCTTCAAGAAGAAGACATGACTCTGACAATGACCCTCCTGCAGAATA CACTACAAAGAGGCGTAAACATGCAGACAAAGTTGGTAAAGGTTTAAGGCATTTTTCAATGAAAGTCTGTGAAAAAGTGAGAAATAAAGGGTTCACATCATACAATGAAGTAGCAGATGAATTAGTACTAGAATTTGCAGCTGGAATGCATGGTTCTGCTGACAGccaa AACATAAGGAGAAGAGTATATGATGCTTTAAATGTGCTAATGGCtatgaatattatatcaaaagaaaaaaaggaaATCAGATGGCTTGGGCTTCCAACTAATTCAGTACAGGAATGTACGGCATTAGAAAAAGAAAAGCAATCAAAACTTGAACAGATACAGAAGAAAACGCAACAACTACAAGAACTGATACTACAG CATATctcatttaaaagtttaatagaAAGGAATAAAGATGCAGAGAACAAGGGTATAAAACCTTCTCCATCATCAGCCATACATTTACCATTTATAGTTGTAAATACAAGTGACAAAGCATTAATTGACTGTAGTATTTCTAATGATAA GACAGAATATATGTTTAACTTTAACAAAAGGTTTCAAATACATgatgatattgatatattaaaaagaatggGGCTCTTATTTG GATTAGACAAAGGTGAATGTACAGAAGAAGATATTGAGAAAGTTAAAAGTATGGTACCAAAGTCATTAGAAAGTTATGTGGAAC aaatgggTAGAGGAGTAAATAATACTCTATCAGATATTCTTGATGACGAAGATATTGAAGATGTTGGTGATGAAGAAGACACACTAGAAGGCGAGGCTGAAGCAGATGAACAGGAAGTGGAAGGAAACGATTATAGTGAAGACAGCAGTGATGTAGATGTTTAG